One window of Acidobacteriota bacterium genomic DNA carries:
- a CDS encoding amidase: MKRREFVSLGAIGAAGLMIGRKASAAAVVEFEETTVAALQQGMGAGRFSSADLVRGYSARIAEIDKKTNSMIEMNPDAPAIAAQMDAERKSGKVRGPLHGIPVVIKDNIDTADRMKTTAGSLALLDAPAPKEDAFIARKLREAGAVILGKTNLSEWANFRSGQSSSGWSGRGGQTRNPYVLDRTPCGSSSGSGAAIAANLAAIAIGTETDGSIVCPASINGIVGIKPTLGLVSRSGIIPIAHSQDTAGPMCRTVADAAAVLSAIVGTDPNDSITSQASKGSKDYTQFLKKDGLKGKKIGVMRQYFGTNPRLDKLMETQLQALKDGGAEVVDIMIPTLEKFGDAEYEVLLYEFKADLNKYLAARGGTHRSLADLIKFNESNAAKEMPYFGQDIMLKAEEKGDLETRAYRLALLQSKVLTQDQGIDAVMDKEKLHAIVAPSNSPPWLIDLVNGDSPTSYVGSSSLAAVSGYPNITVPAGFIAELPIGISFFGRAFSEPLLIEIAYGYEQLTTARRKPKFLATYS; the protein is encoded by the coding sequence ATGAAACGCAGAGAATTCGTAAGTCTCGGCGCCATCGGCGCGGCCGGGTTGATGATTGGAAGAAAGGCTTCGGCCGCAGCGGTCGTCGAGTTTGAAGAAACGACGGTCGCCGCACTGCAGCAAGGGATGGGCGCCGGACGGTTTTCGTCGGCCGATCTCGTGCGCGGCTATTCGGCGCGGATCGCGGAGATCGACAAGAAGACCAATTCGATGATCGAAATGAATCCGGACGCGCCGGCGATCGCCGCGCAGATGGACGCCGAACGCAAATCCGGAAAGGTTCGCGGGCCGCTTCACGGGATTCCCGTCGTCATCAAGGACAACATCGACACCGCCGACCGAATGAAAACGACAGCCGGTTCGCTCGCGTTGCTCGACGCTCCTGCCCCGAAGGAAGATGCCTTCATCGCCCGCAAACTGCGCGAGGCCGGAGCGGTCATACTCGGCAAAACGAATTTGAGCGAATGGGCGAATTTCCGCTCGGGTCAGTCTTCGAGCGGATGGTCGGGACGCGGCGGACAGACGCGAAATCCATATGTTCTCGACCGCACGCCGTGCGGATCGTCTTCGGGGTCGGGCGCGGCGATCGCGGCGAACCTGGCGGCGATCGCGATCGGAACCGAGACTGACGGCTCGATCGTTTGCCCGGCGTCGATCAACGGCATCGTCGGCATCAAGCCGACACTCGGACTCGTCTCGCGCTCCGGGATCATTCCGATCGCGCACAGCCAGGACACGGCCGGTCCGATGTGCCGGACCGTCGCCGACGCGGCGGCGGTTTTGAGCGCGATCGTCGGAACCGATCCGAACGATTCGATCACGTCGCAGGCTTCGAAGGGCTCGAAAGACTACACTCAGTTCCTGAAGAAAGATGGACTCAAGGGCAAGAAGATCGGCGTGATGCGCCAGTATTTCGGCACCAATCCGCGCCTCGACAAGCTGATGGAAACGCAGCTGCAGGCGCTCAAAGACGGCGGCGCCGAGGTTGTGGACATAATGATCCCAACGCTCGAGAAATTCGGCGACGCCGAGTATGAGGTGTTGCTGTACGAATTCAAGGCCGACCTCAACAAGTATCTCGCGGCACGCGGCGGCACCCATAGATCGCTCGCCGATCTGATCAAATTCAACGAGTCGAACGCCGCGAAGGAAATGCCGTATTTCGGACAGGACATTATGTTGAAGGCTGAAGAAAAAGGCGATCTCGAAACGCGCGCGTATCGTCTGGCGCTGCTTCAGAGCAAGGTTTTGACGCAGGATCAGGGAATTGACGCCGTGATGGACAAAGAGAAACTGCACGCGATTGTCGCGCCGTCGAATTCCCCGCCGTGGCTGATCGATCTCGTCAACGGCGATTCGCCGACGAGTTATGTCGGCAGTTCGTCGCTGGCGGCGGTTTCGGGCTACCCGAACATCACCGTCCCGGCCGGCTTCATCGCCGAGCTTCCGATCGGGATCTCCTTTTTCGGACGCGCCTTTTCGGAGCCGTTGCTGATCGAGATCGCGTACGGCTACGAGCAGCTCACGACGGCGCGGCGGAAACCGAAGTTTCTGGCGACGTACTCTTAG
- a CDS encoding BON domain-containing protein yields MRFIKRFAVFSFVILSFASVAAYAQDTSAIKSTQTVERKIFKKILALPYYGVFDNIAFTFEDGTVILSGKVAEIRNRKDAESAVKRIEGVRKVVNNIEVLPLSRFDDAIRRQTLRTFNRDGASLYRYLLEPRPSMRIIVKNGHLTLEGFVSGKGDSQLAYILASTIPGVFSITNNLVIGTMEYR; encoded by the coding sequence ATGAGATTTATCAAACGGTTTGCAGTTTTCAGTTTCGTGATCTTATCATTCGCTTCGGTCGCGGCATACGCGCAGGATACGTCGGCGATCAAGTCGACGCAAACCGTCGAAAGGAAGATCTTCAAGAAGATTCTGGCTCTTCCCTACTACGGAGTGTTCGACAACATCGCGTTCACGTTCGAAGACGGAACGGTGATCCTGAGCGGCAAGGTCGCGGAGATTCGCAACCGCAAAGATGCCGAATCGGCCGTCAAACGAATCGAGGGAGTTCGGAAGGTCGTCAACAACATTGAGGTTCTGCCGCTTTCGAGATTCGACGACGCGATTCGCAGACAGACGCTCAGAACATTCAACCGCGACGGCGCGAGTCTGTATCGATACCTGCTCGAACCGAGGCCGTCGATGCGCATCATCGTCAAGAACGGTCACCTGACGCTTGAAGGTTTTGTCTCGGGAAAGGGCGATTCGCAGCTCGCGTACATCCTCGCGAGCACGATTCCCGGCGTCTTCAGCATCACGAACAATCTCGTCATCGGAACGATGGAGTATCGCTAA
- a CDS encoding glycosyltransferase family 2 protein, whose amino-acid sequence MLNGKKIIVVMPAYNAAQTLEKTVGEIPRDIVDEILLVDDASSDETIEVANRLDLKIFRHDNNFGYGRNQKTCYREALRNGADIVVMVHPDYQYSPNLIVPMAGMIAYGEYDVVMGSRILGNSAIAGGMPVYKYFANRFLTLFQNILINQKLSEYHTGFRAFRREVIEGLPLDENSDDFVFDNQMIAEAIYFGYRVGEISCPTRYFDEASSINFRRSVRYGFGVLSTSIEFRLHRWKLVKSKLFRKPGQCLLPDYYREIEKSS is encoded by the coding sequence ATGCTAAACGGAAAGAAGATAATTGTCGTAATGCCCGCCTACAACGCGGCGCAGACGCTCGAGAAGACCGTCGGAGAGATTCCGCGCGACATCGTCGACGAGATCCTGCTCGTCGACGACGCGAGTTCCGACGAGACGATCGAGGTCGCCAACCGGCTCGACCTCAAGATCTTTCGGCACGACAATAACTTCGGTTACGGACGCAATCAGAAGACGTGCTACCGCGAAGCGCTTCGAAACGGCGCCGACATCGTCGTTATGGTTCATCCGGATTACCAGTATTCGCCGAACCTGATCGTTCCGATGGCCGGGATGATCGCGTACGGCGAGTATGATGTGGTGATGGGCTCGCGGATTCTCGGAAACAGCGCGATCGCCGGCGGAATGCCCGTTTACAAGTACTTCGCGAATCGTTTTCTGACGCTTTTTCAGAACATACTGATAAACCAAAAACTAAGCGAATATCACACCGGATTCCGTGCGTTCCGCCGTGAGGTCATCGAGGGGTTGCCGCTCGACGAAAACTCCGACGACTTTGTTTTCGACAACCAGATGATCGCCGAGGCGATCTACTTCGGTTATCGGGTCGGCGAGATCAGCTGCCCGACACGTTACTTCGATGAGGCATCGTCGATCAATTTCCGGCGCTCGGTCCGCTACGGCTTCGGCGTGCTCTCGACCTCCATCGAATTCCGGTTGCATCGCTGGAAACTGGTCAAATCAAAGCTTTTTCGCAAGCCCGGACAGTGCCTTCTGCCGGACTACTACCGCGAAATCGAAAAATCATCTTAG
- a CDS encoding class I SAM-dependent methyltransferase has translation MPVNRKKVADLPANNSEGVRGESVGGSPAFDGDQEPAEVCHVCGSGLKVRFANLNHHLSSRIFSILGCEDCGLGQTSPRITDVSEFYAEYYGGRHGFTNDFCARRRLRWLERAARGETSGRLLDVGCGDGTFLRAAQERGWQIAGTELDASRFEGSGIDVFSDLGSARSAFGPESFDAVTMWHSLEHFHDPRRTLAAVDALLKPGGTLIVAVPNAEGMQASWSGRNWLHLDVPNHLFHFGPRSLLKLLDQTGFAVEWRRDQEFEYDLLGWSQSALNTLFVEKNVFFRTLTGHAREIGKLVRARDFALGTFFAAAALPLLAVSTVSGRGGTLVVCARKAA, from the coding sequence ATGCCCGTCAACAGAAAGAAAGTGGCCGATCTGCCTGCCAACAATTCGGAGGGGGTTCGAGGTGAGTCCGTCGGCGGCAGTCCGGCTTTCGACGGAGATCAGGAACCGGCCGAAGTGTGCCACGTTTGCGGCAGCGGACTCAAGGTCAGGTTCGCCAACCTGAACCACCACCTTTCGAGCCGCATCTTTTCAATTCTCGGTTGCGAAGATTGCGGGCTCGGCCAAACGTCGCCGCGAATCACGGACGTTTCCGAATTCTACGCCGAATACTACGGCGGACGTCACGGCTTCACGAACGATTTCTGCGCCCGGCGCCGCCTGCGCTGGCTCGAAAGGGCCGCCCGCGGCGAAACTTCGGGACGCCTGCTCGATGTCGGCTGCGGCGACGGAACCTTTTTGAGGGCCGCGCAAGAACGCGGTTGGCAAATTGCCGGAACCGAACTCGACGCGTCTCGATTCGAAGGTTCGGGCATCGATGTCTTCAGCGATCTCGGCTCGGCGCGCTCGGCGTTCGGCCCGGAATCGTTCGACGCCGTCACGATGTGGCATTCGCTCGAACATTTCCACGACCCGCGCCGGACGCTCGCGGCGGTCGATGCATTGCTCAAACCGGGCGGCACGTTGATCGTCGCCGTTCCGAACGCCGAAGGGATGCAGGCGAGTTGGTCCGGACGGAACTGGCTCCATCTCGACGTTCCGAACCATCTTTTCCATTTCGGCCCGCGCTCGCTGTTGAAGCTTCTCGATCAAACTGGCTTCGCGGTGGAGTGGCGCCGCGACCAGGAGTTTGAATACGACCTACTCGGTTGGTCGCAGAGCGCGCTCAACACGCTTTTTGTTGAAAAGAACGTCTTTTTCCGAACCTTGACCGGCCACGCCCGGGAGATCGGAAAACTCGTTCGCGCGAGGGATTTCGCGCTCGGAACGTTTTTCGCAGCGGCGGCGCTTCCGCTGCTTGCGGTCTCGACCGTTTCGGGCCGCGGCGGCACGCTGGTGGTCTGCGCGCGAAAAGCCGCCTGA
- a CDS encoding tetratricopeptide repeat protein translates to MSDKKPGFFQENQQTVVYAALTALVMVIYYQTIGFNFINLDDNLYVFGNQIVSSGVNKQSVQWAFTQFHAANWHPLSWISHMIDVEFFGQNPGGHHATNVVFHILNTILAFTVFQRMTGSFWKSVIVAALFAVHPAHVESVAWVSERKDVLSTFFWLLTMLAYIGFARRANTDESEGVASRLRRLWLSYLLVFALLALGLMAKPMLVTLPCVLLLMDYWSLERLRSFRDLPALVAEKIPLFALSAASSYITFIAQRAGGAMESFEHLPMTTRALNAVLSYAKYTGMLFYPAKLGVWYPYDRDFPVWQIAVGTLFVAAMTALSIWQIGRRKYLLMGWLWFLGTLVPVIGLVQVGAQPMADRYTYVPYFGLFIILVWGAADVFKALGIGKSIYFALFGLFIAGLTFAGYVQASYWKDNEILYKRTLAVTQRNFLISHNLCHHLTLEDRLDEAESFCKQSLADNLGYFEAYNTYGILLTKRKQFAEAEQKFKECLAIRPDYALAYSNMALAQILQGKPEEAEDSLRRAADLPGSPAPSIFITTLDDLASAYARKDNLAKAVDALSRLLFLAPDNFDARLKLALALFELKRYDESQAQVGELIRQTPEKPELYNFLGKILVEKKETAQAIPQFEKAIQLKPDFEEAKQNLKKAKGEK, encoded by the coding sequence GTGTCAGACAAGAAACCGGGATTTTTTCAGGAGAACCAGCAGACGGTCGTTTACGCGGCGCTGACCGCACTGGTGATGGTCATTTATTACCAGACGATCGGATTCAACTTCATCAATCTCGACGACAATCTGTACGTTTTCGGCAATCAGATCGTTTCGAGCGGCGTCAACAAACAGTCCGTCCAATGGGCGTTCACGCAGTTTCACGCGGCGAACTGGCACCCGCTGTCGTGGATCTCGCATATGATCGACGTCGAGTTCTTTGGCCAGAATCCCGGCGGACACCACGCGACGAACGTCGTTTTTCATATTCTCAACACGATCCTCGCGTTCACCGTTTTTCAGAGAATGACGGGATCCTTCTGGAAGAGCGTGATCGTCGCGGCGCTGTTCGCGGTCCATCCGGCACACGTCGAATCGGTCGCCTGGGTATCCGAACGCAAAGATGTTCTTTCGACGTTTTTCTGGCTGCTGACGATGCTCGCATATATCGGTTTTGCCCGGCGCGCGAACACGGACGAAAGCGAGGGCGTCGCCTCGCGTCTACGTCGACTCTGGCTGTCCTACTTGCTCGTCTTCGCCCTCCTCGCGCTCGGACTGATGGCGAAACCGATGCTTGTGACGCTGCCGTGCGTGCTCTTGCTGATGGACTACTGGTCGCTCGAACGGCTCCGGTCATTTCGCGACCTCCCCGCCCTCGTCGCCGAAAAGATCCCGCTTTTCGCGCTGTCGGCCGCTTCGTCGTACATCACGTTCATCGCGCAGCGGGCCGGCGGAGCGATGGAATCGTTCGAGCATCTGCCGATGACGACGCGTGCGCTTAACGCCGTCCTGTCATATGCCAAGTACACCGGAATGCTTTTCTATCCGGCGAAACTCGGCGTTTGGTATCCGTACGACCGCGACTTTCCCGTCTGGCAGATCGCCGTCGGAACGCTTTTTGTCGCGGCGATGACCGCATTGTCCATCTGGCAGATCGGCCGGAGAAAGTATCTTTTGATGGGCTGGCTTTGGTTCTTGGGAACACTCGTGCCGGTAATCGGACTGGTCCAGGTCGGCGCGCAGCCGATGGCCGACCGCTACACGTACGTCCCATATTTCGGACTTTTCATCATTCTCGTCTGGGGCGCGGCCGACGTCTTCAAAGCGTTGGGAATCGGGAAATCGATCTATTTCGCCTTGTTCGGTTTGTTCATCGCCGGCCTGACCTTTGCCGGATACGTTCAGGCTTCTTATTGGAAGGACAATGAGATCCTTTACAAACGGACGCTTGCGGTGACGCAGCGGAACTTCCTGATATCCCATAATCTCTGTCATCATCTGACGTTGGAGGACCGGCTCGACGAGGCCGAATCCTTCTGCAAGCAGTCGCTCGCAGACAATCTCGGTTATTTTGAAGCCTACAATACCTACGGCATTCTGCTAACGAAGCGAAAACAGTTCGCCGAGGCCGAGCAGAAATTCAAAGAATGCCTCGCGATTCGGCCCGATTACGCGCTGGCCTATTCGAATATGGCGCTCGCCCAGATACTTCAGGGCAAGCCGGAAGAGGCGGAGGACAGCCTGAGGCGCGCCGCCGACCTTCCGGGAAGCCCGGCACCCTCGATCTTTATCACGACGCTCGACGACCTTGCGTCGGCGTATGCAAGAAAAGACAATCTCGCAAAGGCGGTCGATGCGCTGAGCCGTCTGTTGTTCCTGGCGCCGGACAACTTCGACGCGCGGCTCAAACTCGCGCTCGCGCTCTTTGAGCTGAAGCGTTACGATGAATCGCAGGCTCAGGTTGGCGAACTGATCCGGCAAACACCCGAAAAGCCGGAGCTTTACAATTTCTTGGGCAAGATTCTGGTCGAAAAGAAGGAAACGGCCCAAGCGATTCCGCAATTTGAAAAGGCGATTCAATTGAAACCAGATTTTGAGGAAGCGAAACAGAATTTGAAGAAGGCGAAAGGAGAGAAATGA
- a CDS encoding dipeptidase, producing the protein MKKLTAAILLLSFSLSAFSQTMPAGADAKLWAQALKIHKKAIIVDGHNDITSPMVDEDFDLSTNSIGKFHLDGDPFHTDLNRFRLSGITGSFFSIYVSGETLKTGGAMRRAMDLIDATNREVEKHPGTLMPCTTADEIRRAKKLERVCALMGIEGGYAIENSLFALRNFYRLGIRYMTLTHNVSHDWADAHRGEVKNNGLAPFGKEVVNEMNRLGMLVDISHVSEKVMNDVLDVTSAPIIASHSSARGVANHTRNISDDVLKRVAKNGGVMMINFYPAFLDDDYNKAENDRTAKLKTQIDALREQFKDDRAGFNAAERKLLAENPIPVPSYTRIVDHIDHMKKVGGIDIVGLGSDFDGVPLLPKGMEGMEDLVLITYEMLRRGYTEQEVRKVLGENFLRAFKKAEQVARSTSSQISGQGSLMKLKKQ; encoded by the coding sequence ATGAAAAAACTAACTGCCGCGATTCTTTTGCTCTCCTTTTCCCTTTCCGCGTTTTCGCAGACGATGCCGGCCGGCGCCGATGCGAAACTGTGGGCGCAGGCGCTGAAGATCCACAAAAAGGCGATCATCGTCGACGGCCACAACGACATCACGTCGCCGATGGTCGATGAGGACTTCGATTTATCGACGAATTCGATCGGGAAATTTCATCTCGACGGCGACCCCTTCCATACGGATCTTAACCGTTTCCGGCTTTCCGGAATCACCGGCTCGTTTTTCTCGATCTATGTCTCGGGCGAAACTCTGAAAACCGGCGGCGCGATGCGGCGCGCGATGGATCTCATCGACGCTACCAACCGCGAGGTCGAGAAACACCCGGGAACTCTGATGCCATGCACGACCGCCGACGAGATCCGGCGCGCGAAAAAGCTCGAAAGGGTCTGCGCGCTGATGGGCATCGAGGGCGGCTACGCGATCGAGAATTCGCTCTTCGCGCTGCGGAATTTCTACCGGCTTGGCATCCGATATATGACGCTCACGCACAACGTCTCGCACGATTGGGCCGACGCGCATCGCGGCGAGGTCAAGAACAACGGGCTCGCGCCGTTCGGAAAAGAAGTCGTCAATGAAATGAACCGTTTGGGAATGCTGGTCGACATTTCGCACGTTTCCGAAAAAGTGATGAACGACGTTCTCGACGTCACGTCGGCTCCGATAATCGCCTCGCATTCGTCGGCGCGCGGCGTCGCGAATCACACGCGCAACATATCCGACGACGTCTTGAAGCGCGTTGCGAAAAACGGCGGCGTGATGATGATCAATTTCTACCCCGCGTTTCTCGATGACGACTACAACAAGGCCGAAAACGATCGAACCGCGAAATTGAAAACGCAGATCGACGCGCTCCGCGAGCAATTCAAGGACGATCGCGCCGGTTTCAACGCCGCTGAACGCAAATTACTCGCAGAAAACCCGATCCCTGTGCCGAGCTATACCCGGATCGTCGATCACATCGATCATATGAAGAAGGTCGGCGGGATCGACATCGTCGGGCTTGGGTCCGACTTTGACGGCGTCCCTCTGCTCCCAAAAGGAATGGAGGGAATGGAAGACCTCGTGCTCATCACCTATGAAATGCTCCGGCGCGGCTATACCGAACAGGAAGTGCGAAAGGTCCTCGGCGAGAACTTTCTGCGCGCCTTCAAAAAGGCCGAACAGGTCGCCCGCTCAACTTCTTCGCAGATCAGCGGCCAGGGTAGTTTGATGAAGCTCAAGAAGCAATGA
- a CDS encoding tRNA (cytidine(34)-2'-O)-methyltransferase translates to MLSIALVEPEIPPNTGNIARLCAATYSALHIVGVTGFRMDDRTLRRAGLDYWNDVELHRHIDLDRLYRALPNSRFLYFTTKSSLSYTDWRFEDGDCLVFGRETRGLPDEVLAANADRCLTIPMPNPNVRSLNLANSVAIVLYEALRQINLK, encoded by the coding sequence ATGTTGAGTATTGCACTTGTCGAACCTGAGATCCCGCCGAATACCGGCAACATCGCGCGGTTGTGCGCGGCGACCTATTCTGCGCTCCATATCGTCGGCGTCACGGGTTTTCGGATGGACGACCGAACGCTCAGGCGTGCCGGCCTCGATTACTGGAACGACGTTGAGCTTCATCGTCACATCGATCTCGACCGGCTTTATCGGGCTCTGCCGAATTCGCGATTTTTGTACTTCACGACGAAGTCCAGCCTGAGTTACACCGACTGGCGATTTGAAGACGGAGACTGTCTCGTATTCGGCCGTGAAACCCGCGGGCTGCCGGACGAAGTTCTGGCCGCGAATGCCGACCGCTGCCTGACGATACCGATGCCGAATCCGAACGTCCGGAGCCTGAATCTCGCGAACAGCGTCGCGATCGTGCTCTACGAAGCCTTGCGACAGATCAACCTGAAATGA